In a single window of the Tellurirhabdus bombi genome:
- a CDS encoding T9SS type A sorting domain-containing protein produces MKHFFTLTLHRQPAPHPTSLARVVRFYGFVGWSLLSFFLLIIGNNAAFAQLRLVPVTPPLDYKHSPAASARPAALGLPFFDDFSTATNRPDPALWQSGGGVYINNTLPLNHPSVNVATFDGLNGNGVPYGLGTPLGNQATDTLTSLPINLAGRAARDSIYISFYWQRRGLGELPDEEDSLRLQFLNDRNQWVTVWKGPDSTSTTTFTQTFIPVRDPAFFHAGFQFRFEAFGRASGPFDMWHLDYIYLNQGRSMRDIYIKDIAVRQAVTPYLKRYSAMPLKQYLVNPAAETTDTIRTDIVNLFNNFNFTTLRFSVRDEVSGQVIQNFQEPASQSIGSLSSQPKMVVKPTPLPATFSGERAVLRSKFDILTTDDQNPSIPTINLRRNDTISGVTVLDNYYAYDDGTAEYAIQSGRQYTRFMMRFVLNKPDVVSAIRMYLVPYLTDAANQPFAIAVMSNNQGQPGTVLTQQSVLLQYPAGRNQFVEFPLNARVAVSDTFFVGWTQIQVGNEGFAVGFDKNSSFSNQFLFNEGSGWYGTDRQGIRGVPMIRPVMGGTATEIITGVEDAASQLEVYPNPSTGLVSWNNQFLNQLEVLDLSGRRMLDIRPHAGQQQADLSQLADGFYLLRLSDGKRAVVQKLIIRK; encoded by the coding sequence ATGAAACATTTTTTTACGTTAACTCTACATAGACAACCCGCGCCACACCCAACTAGTCTGGCGCGGGTTGTCCGTTTTTATGGATTTGTTGGCTGGAGCCTGCTTAGTTTTTTCCTGCTTATAATCGGTAACAACGCAGCCTTCGCCCAGCTGCGGCTTGTGCCGGTTACTCCCCCCCTAGATTACAAACATTCGCCGGCCGCTTCGGCGCGTCCTGCTGCGCTGGGACTTCCTTTTTTCGATGATTTTTCGACAGCAACCAACCGCCCAGACCCTGCTCTCTGGCAAAGTGGCGGTGGCGTCTACATCAACAATACGTTACCTCTCAACCATCCGTCGGTTAACGTGGCTACTTTTGACGGGCTGAATGGCAATGGGGTTCCTTACGGGTTGGGAACGCCGCTGGGTAACCAGGCGACCGATACCTTAACCTCGCTCCCGATCAATTTGGCGGGTCGAGCTGCCCGTGACTCCATTTACATCAGTTTTTACTGGCAACGCCGTGGCCTGGGTGAACTTCCCGACGAAGAAGATTCGCTCCGGCTGCAATTTTTGAACGACCGGAACCAGTGGGTAACCGTTTGGAAAGGCCCCGACAGCACCTCGACCACGACCTTTACCCAAACGTTTATACCTGTTCGCGATCCAGCTTTTTTCCACGCGGGTTTTCAGTTTCGATTTGAGGCCTTTGGGCGGGCTTCCGGTCCGTTCGATATGTGGCACCTGGATTATATCTACCTCAACCAGGGTCGTTCCATGCGGGATATTTACATCAAAGATATTGCCGTCCGTCAGGCAGTTACGCCTTATTTGAAGCGGTATTCGGCCATGCCGCTGAAGCAATACCTCGTCAATCCAGCGGCTGAAACGACCGATACCATTCGCACCGATATTGTCAACCTCTTCAACAACTTCAACTTTACAACCTTGCGGTTTTCGGTTCGGGATGAAGTGAGTGGTCAGGTTATTCAGAATTTTCAGGAGCCAGCCTCCCAAAGTATTGGTTCGTTGAGCTCACAGCCCAAAATGGTTGTTAAACCGACGCCTTTGCCCGCTACTTTTTCGGGTGAACGGGCGGTCTTACGCTCCAAATTTGATATTCTGACCACGGACGACCAGAATCCTTCGATTCCAACCATCAACCTGCGCCGGAATGATACCATCTCGGGTGTAACTGTTCTGGATAATTACTACGCTTATGACGACGGAACGGCCGAATACGCGATTCAGAGCGGTCGCCAATACACGCGTTTCATGATGCGCTTTGTTCTAAATAAACCTGATGTTGTTTCGGCCATTCGGATGTATCTGGTGCCTTACCTAACCGACGCGGCAAATCAGCCTTTTGCGATTGCCGTTATGTCTAACAATCAGGGCCAACCCGGAACGGTATTAACGCAGCAGTCCGTTCTGCTTCAGTATCCAGCGGGCAGAAACCAGTTTGTTGAATTTCCGCTTAATGCGAGAGTGGCGGTAAGTGACACTTTTTTTGTAGGCTGGACGCAGATCCAGGTGGGAAACGAAGGCTTTGCGGTCGGTTTTGATAAAAATAGTTCTTTTTCCAACCAGTTTTTGTTCAATGAAGGCTCCGGTTGGTATGGAACGGATCGGCAAGGCATTCGGGGCGTGCCCATGATTCGTCCGGTTATGGGAGGCACTGCCACTGAAATTATTACGGGTGTTGAAGATGCGGCTTCCCAATTGGAGGTTTACCCCAACCCTAGTACAGGGCTAGTCTCCTGGAATAATCAGTTTTTAAATCAACTGGAGGTGCTGGATTTAAGCGGTCGCAGGATGCTTGATATACGCCCACATGCCGGCCAGCAGCAGGCCGACCTCAGCCAACTGGCGGATGGATTTTACCTGCTTCGGCTGTCGGATGGAAAAAGGGCAGTTGTGCAGAAGTTGATAATTAGAAAGTAA
- a CDS encoding rhodanese-like domain-containing protein, translating into MDITVQELKERLDKGEQVNLIDVREDYEYDEDNLGGQLIPLGDLPSRIDELENLQNEEVIVQCRSGKRSAMAQQILEQNGFTNVRNLTGGILAYRAL; encoded by the coding sequence ATGGATATTACGGTGCAAGAACTTAAAGAACGCCTCGACAAAGGAGAACAGGTGAACCTTATTGACGTGCGGGAAGATTACGAATATGATGAGGATAATCTGGGAGGCCAACTCATTCCGCTAGGCGATCTCCCCAGCCGCATCGATGAGCTGGAAAACCTTCAGAACGAAGAAGTTATCGTTCAGTGTCGCTCGGGAAAACGGAGCGCCATGGCCCAGCAAATCCTGGAGCAAAACGGATTTACCAATGTTCGTAACCTAACGGGCGGCATTTTGGCTTACCGGGCGCTCTAA
- the miaA gene encoding tRNA (adenosine(37)-N6)-dimethylallyltransferase MiaA, whose product MTKTLLVVAGPTAVGKTALCVQLAKDLQTAVVSADSRQLYRELTIGTAKPSPEEMQGVPHYFINSHSITDLVGAGHYEREALAVLDQLFQEKEIVILSGGTGLYINAVCFGLDDMPQVDPAIRQELMQRLEKEGLEPLQQQLRELDPTYAQTADLQNTQRVIRALEVGLAAGKPFSSFRRKESDNQQGSTRPFRAIFIALDRPREELYARIDHRMNIMLANGLVDEVRSLTPYRHLNALQTVGYKEVFDYLDGTYDEQKMVELLKRNSRRYAKRQLTWFRHQGDYRWFQADHYQEILDFVEKSRTES is encoded by the coding sequence ATGACTAAGACCTTACTTGTTGTTGCCGGCCCCACGGCGGTCGGAAAAACGGCGCTCTGTGTTCAACTGGCGAAAGATTTACAGACTGCTGTTGTTTCGGCGGATTCGCGGCAGCTTTACCGGGAACTAACGATTGGCACGGCCAAGCCAAGTCCAGAAGAAATGCAGGGCGTACCGCATTATTTTATCAATTCACACAGTATCACGGATTTGGTGGGGGCGGGGCATTACGAACGGGAAGCGTTGGCCGTATTGGATCAATTGTTCCAGGAAAAAGAGATTGTTATCCTCTCTGGCGGGACAGGATTGTATATCAATGCGGTTTGCTTTGGCCTGGACGATATGCCGCAGGTTGACCCGGCAATTCGGCAAGAGTTGATGCAACGTCTCGAAAAGGAGGGACTAGAGCCACTCCAGCAGCAATTGCGCGAGCTAGACCCGACGTATGCGCAAACCGCCGATCTGCAAAACACGCAACGAGTGATTAGAGCGCTGGAAGTCGGGTTGGCTGCCGGAAAACCCTTTTCCTCTTTCCGGCGAAAGGAATCAGATAACCAACAGGGATCTACCCGACCTTTCAGAGCCATTTTTATTGCCCTTGACCGGCCGCGAGAAGAATTGTACGCCCGGATTGATCACCGGATGAACATCATGCTGGCGAATGGACTCGTTGATGAAGTCCGCTCCTTAACGCCTTACCGGCATTTAAACGCGCTACAAACGGTGGGCTACAAAGAAGTATTTGATTATTTAGATGGGACGTATGACGAACAGAAAATGGTTGAATTGCTCAAACGCAATTCCCGACGTTACGCCAAACGCCAACTTACCTGGTTTCGTCATCAGGGAGATTACCGGTGGTTTCAAGCCGACCACTACCAGGAAATTCTAGATTTTGTGGAAAAAAGCAGGACAGAATCATGA
- a CDS encoding sialate O-acetylesterase, whose product MKHILRTLFFVSFICLIRPLQAQTLTVSSPIEGAVYQRNAQDQGKIIVQGDLNSLSFSQGSYTATASLRKLSLDNGAPTGDAPITITLTQQGTIFTGERTVAKGWYELTVRAEPGSGNPCNKPIYENKRKVGVGEVFIIAGQSNAQGLNGMMAPSTQLLDAVRVSPDQIPDFEKEDPTRLRESYRRISRMVSVKEAGKIGPLGNSLWYWAAVGAKVAQACQVPVAFLNSAYYGTTITNWATSTDPKARTSGFGQSADNTVESRGFQRYRPGAPFHFFSSLFQVYASTYGLRAVLWMQGETDTKAAQEKEPSWADRILYDEALTTPLAPLPLGSGNGNAEKRYIRNASEYQQKFKWVIEKTRQLLPNHPVPWVVARTSYIEGNASASVIGGQNAVLTSSGLSQIYAGPETDVFGPAYRRTGGGEPTHFNELGLDSVAARWARPIISLCTNPGSGLVTVQDLGTEPRSLRIADNGKTVEAPAGFSSYTWGRDFDVFDGDAPVRASATFTSQASDPQQTGFLKGKYRALLRNREGNYVLTQSINYPYVIMNDTGGCTPVSTMGHVDGANCDAVSGWSFTSGGGYSNLDIYINNQKVATITANQTNRADVRAAFGNDAGIPINCGFLWQIPAQYKTGQPLTILVRPTGSTTAQLGGSNPTTTAACPGTSTPPPPTPEPPTPQPPTTTPVPTTGHVDGANCDAVSGWAFKNGGGYVDLDIYINNQKAATIKSNQVSRADVRAAFGNDAGIPIDCGFLWQIPAQYKTGQPITIVVRPAGNTSAQLGGSNPMTTAACPGTSTPPTPQPPTPQPPTPQPPTPEPPTPQPPTTPSCNFTHGQYLLTTSWGEAIYAHVHNGILFAALQGGQSFKPPHWLQAVGFAQYACFAASDPRARRAAAGASVEMPFAADELSVSPNPSNGRFTVQFFAPRNQKMTVRVVDLMSHLLWKQELTGDGTYHKQEIQLGESVTGVVLVQVQTETDSGTRRVIIVR is encoded by the coding sequence AAGGCAAAATCATTGTGCAGGGAGACTTAAATTCACTTTCTTTCTCGCAGGGTTCTTATACAGCTACTGCCTCGCTTCGGAAATTGAGTCTTGATAACGGAGCGCCAACCGGCGATGCACCCATTACCATTACTTTAACCCAGCAGGGAACAATCTTTACCGGCGAGCGAACCGTAGCGAAAGGCTGGTATGAGCTTACAGTTCGGGCAGAACCAGGCTCGGGCAACCCTTGTAACAAACCCATCTACGAGAACAAACGGAAAGTGGGCGTTGGGGAAGTGTTTATCATTGCGGGCCAGTCCAATGCGCAGGGACTTAACGGCATGATGGCTCCCAGTACGCAGCTGCTGGATGCGGTTCGGGTATCGCCCGACCAGATTCCAGATTTTGAAAAAGAAGATCCGACGCGCCTGCGAGAATCCTACCGACGCATTAGCCGGATGGTTTCGGTGAAAGAGGCGGGAAAAATAGGACCTTTGGGCAACTCACTTTGGTATTGGGCGGCTGTGGGCGCTAAGGTTGCCCAGGCTTGTCAGGTACCGGTTGCTTTCCTTAATTCTGCTTACTACGGAACAACCATCACGAATTGGGCTACTTCAACAGACCCCAAAGCCCGTACGTCCGGTTTTGGTCAATCGGCAGACAATACGGTTGAGTCCAGAGGGTTTCAGCGTTACCGGCCTGGTGCGCCTTTCCACTTTTTTTCAAGTTTGTTCCAGGTTTATGCCTCGACGTATGGGCTACGGGCAGTGCTCTGGATGCAGGGCGAAACAGACACAAAGGCCGCTCAGGAAAAAGAACCTAGCTGGGCAGATCGCATCCTTTACGACGAAGCGTTGACAACGCCGCTGGCACCGTTGCCCCTGGGTTCAGGAAATGGCAATGCAGAGAAACGTTACATTCGCAACGCTAGCGAATACCAGCAGAAATTCAAATGGGTAATTGAGAAAACCCGCCAATTATTACCTAATCATCCCGTCCCTTGGGTAGTAGCCCGGACATCTTATATTGAAGGCAATGCCTCAGCAAGTGTAATTGGTGGCCAAAATGCGGTTTTAACCTCATCGGGTCTTAGCCAGATTTACGCCGGTCCCGAAACGGACGTATTTGGTCCTGCCTATCGCCGTACTGGTGGTGGTGAACCGACGCACTTCAACGAGCTTGGACTGGATTCAGTAGCAGCACGCTGGGCCAGGCCGATCATCAGTTTGTGTACCAATCCAGGCAGCGGTCTGGTTACGGTGCAAGATTTAGGGACTGAGCCCAGAAGCCTGCGCATTGCTGATAACGGAAAAACAGTGGAAGCGCCAGCAGGTTTCTCCTCTTATACGTGGGGAAGGGATTTCGATGTATTTGATGGGGATGCTCCCGTTCGGGCCAGCGCCACGTTTACCAGTCAGGCTAGTGATCCGCAGCAAACCGGCTTTTTAAAGGGTAAATACCGCGCCCTCTTGCGAAATAGAGAAGGGAACTATGTCCTGACGCAGTCAATAAATTACCCTTATGTTATTATGAATGATACGGGCGGTTGTACGCCTGTAAGTACGATGGGCCACGTGGACGGGGCTAACTGTGATGCCGTCAGTGGCTGGTCATTTACTTCTGGAGGAGGCTACTCCAACCTGGATATCTACATCAATAATCAGAAGGTGGCGACCATTACCGCTAATCAGACCAATCGGGCGGATGTGCGGGCTGCGTTTGGTAATGATGCGGGTATTCCCATCAATTGCGGGTTCCTCTGGCAGATTCCAGCGCAATACAAAACGGGTCAGCCATTGACTATTCTGGTTCGGCCAACGGGCAGCACGACAGCTCAACTAGGCGGCTCCAACCCAACGACAACGGCAGCTTGTCCGGGTACAAGCACACCACCGCCGCCAACGCCAGAACCACCAACACCGCAGCCACCGACAACAACTCCGGTTCCAACGACGGGTCATGTGGACGGGGCGAACTGTGATGCCGTGAGTGGCTGGGCATTTAAGAACGGCGGAGGCTATGTAGACCTTGATATTTATATCAATAATCAGAAAGCCGCTACGATCAAATCCAATCAGGTTAGTCGGGCAGACGTGCGGGCGGCCTTTGGTAACGATGCCGGAATTCCAATCGATTGCGGATTCCTCTGGCAAATTCCAGCACAATACAAAACGGGCCAGCCGATTACCATTGTCGTACGTCCGGCAGGAAATACGTCGGCTCAACTGGGCGGCTCTAATCCAATGACAACGGCAGCCTGTCCGGGTACAAGCACACCACCAACGCCACAGCCGCCGACTCCGCAACCACCAACGCCGCAGCCACCGACTCCAGAACCGCCAACGCCGCAGCCGCCAACCACGCCGAGCTGTAACTTTACGCATGGTCAATACCTGTTGACGACGAGTTGGGGTGAAGCAATTTATGCTCATGTTCACAACGGAATTCTGTTTGCGGCTCTACAGGGTGGCCAGAGTTTCAAGCCGCCTCATTGGTTGCAAGCGGTTGGTTTTGCGCAATATGCCTGTTTTGCTGCCAGCGATCCGCGGGCGCGCCGTGCCGCAGCGGGTGCAAGCGTTGAGATGCCATTCGCTGCCGACGAATTAAGTGTGTCGCCAAATCCGTCCAATGGTCGATTTACGGTGCAGTTCTTTGCGCCACGCAATCAGAAAATGACGGTTCGGGTGGTTGATCTAATGAGTCACCTGCTCTGGAAGCAAGAGCTAACGGGCGACGGAACGTACCACAAGCAGGAAATCCAGTTGGGTGAGTCCGTTACGGGTGTGGTGCTCGTACAGGTACAAACCGAAACAGATTCAGGAACGCGCCGTGTAATCATTGTGCGCTAA